One genomic segment of Desmodus rotundus isolate HL8 chromosome 5, HLdesRot8A.1, whole genome shotgun sequence includes these proteins:
- the RNASEH2C gene encoding ribonuclease H2 subunit C, translating to MESSENVEKRRVHLRPDTLRNATPATLHLLPCEVRVNRPAPVGRFFTPAIRQGPEGLEVSFRGRSLRGEEVEVPPGLVGYVMVMEEKEEVLVGRQDFPQGSDNDEQERELLEPSEAALEQDFDRVIRASSSFSHFTVWGLETVPGPDAKVRGALTWPSLAAAIHAQVPGD from the exons ATGGAGAGCAGCGAAAACGTCGAGAAGCGCCGAGTCCACCTACGCCCCGACACTCTACGGAACGCCACTCCTGCCACACTGCACCTTCTGCCCTGTGAGGTCCGGGTTAACCGGCCCGCCCCCGTGGGGCGCTTCTTCACCCCGGCCATCCGTCAGGGTCCCGAAG GACTCGAAGTGTCGTTTCGGGGCCGCAGTCTGcgaggagaggaggtggaggtgcCGCCCGGCCTCGTGGGATATGTGATGGtgatggaagagaaggaagaggtgtTGGTGGGGAGGCAGGACTTCCCGCAGGGGTCAGACAATGACGAACAAGAGCGGGAGCTGCTGGAACCTTCGGAGGCTGCCCTGGAGCAGGACTTC GACCGCGTTATCAGAGCCTCCAGCAGTTTCAGCCACTTCACCGTGTGGGGCCTGGAGACCGTCCCTGGCCCGGATGCCAAAGTGCGTGGGGCCCTAACTTGGCCCAGCCTCGCCGCAGCG ATTCACGCACAGGTGCCGGGGGACTGA